The following proteins come from a genomic window of Malus domestica chromosome 02, GDT2T_hap1:
- the LOC103419660 gene encoding calmodulin isoform X2: MPKRHLSYSDVEETSENSSAESEDARKPINGGKNPAGAVSEYEKQRLSRIAENRARMEALGLPKIASSLMGSGPNAKKKKEQKKGKAKVLEDDEDYRPDEDHEGPSSSGSREEEAMEEDDDDDFVTVKTKSGSRGKKAISLSLQGSDVKNADVTGRKGNPQIQEDTGRRKRKNSFASRLQMTEDELILHFFQFDEKCDGGISIADIQRLATTHDFMWNKEELADMIHCFDSDGDGKLSLEEFRKIVVRCNMIKEPEQS; encoded by the exons ATGCCGAAACGCCATCTCTCCTACTCAGACGTCGAAGAAACCTCCGAGAACTCCAGCGCAGAGTCGGAGGACGCGAGAAAACCCATCAATGGCGGGAAAAACCCAGCGGGAGCAGTGTCGGAGTACGAGAAGCAGAGGCTATCGAGAATTGCAGAGAACAGGGCGAGAATGGAGGCTCTGGGTCTGCCTAAAATCGCTTCTTCTTTAATGGGTTCGGGCCCGAatgcgaagaagaagaaggagcagAAGAAGGGGAAAGCCAAGGTCTTGGAGGACGACGAGGACTATAGGCCTGACGAAGACCACGAGGGACCCAGTTCGTCTGGTAGCCGAGAGGAAGAAGCCATGGAGGAGGACGATGACGATGATTTTGTGACAGTAAAAACAAAATCTGGTTCGCGGGGAAAAAAG GCAATTTCTCTTTCATTACAAGGctctgatgtgaaaaatgctgaTGTTACGGGAAGAAAGGGAAACCCTCAGATACAGGAAGATACaggaaggaggaagaggaaAAATTCG TTTGCTAGTCGGCTCCAGATGACAGAGGATGAGttgattttgcacttctttcAGTTTGATG AGAAATGTGATGGGGGAATCTCTATAGCAGATATACAAAGATTAGCAACTACCCATGATTTTATGTGGAATAAGGAGGAATTGGCGGACATGATTCACTGTTTTGATAGTGATGGCGATGGAAAG TTGAGTCTGGAGGAGTTTCGAAAGATTGTTGTTCGTTGCAACATGATCAAAGAGCCCGAGCAGTCTTGA
- the LOC103419660 gene encoding uncharacterized protein isoform X1: protein MPKRHLSYSDVEETSENSSAESEDARKPINGGKNPAGAVSEYEKQRLSRIAENRARMEALGLPKIASSLMGSGPNAKKKKEQKKGKAKVLEDDEDYRPDEDHEGPSSSGSREEEAMEEDDDDDFVTVKTKSGSRGKKNKSSKSKKVLSRSTLSNDDCIDDDEALKHAISLSLQGSDVKNADVTGRKGNPQIQEDTGRRKRKNSFASRLQMTEDELILHFFQFDEKCDGGISIADIQRLATTHDFMWNKEELADMIHCFDSDGDGKLSLEEFRKIVVRCNMIKEPEQS from the exons ATGCCGAAACGCCATCTCTCCTACTCAGACGTCGAAGAAACCTCCGAGAACTCCAGCGCAGAGTCGGAGGACGCGAGAAAACCCATCAATGGCGGGAAAAACCCAGCGGGAGCAGTGTCGGAGTACGAGAAGCAGAGGCTATCGAGAATTGCAGAGAACAGGGCGAGAATGGAGGCTCTGGGTCTGCCTAAAATCGCTTCTTCTTTAATGGGTTCGGGCCCGAatgcgaagaagaagaaggagcagAAGAAGGGGAAAGCCAAGGTCTTGGAGGACGACGAGGACTATAGGCCTGACGAAGACCACGAGGGACCCAGTTCGTCTGGTAGCCGAGAGGAAGAAGCCATGGAGGAGGACGATGACGATGATTTTGTGACAGTAAAAACAAAATCTGGTTCGCGGGGAAAAAAG AATAAAAGTTCAAAATCTAAGAAGGTTCTTTCCCGAAGCACTTTGAGTAACGATGACTGCATCGATGATGATGAAGCATTGAAGCAT GCAATTTCTCTTTCATTACAAGGctctgatgtgaaaaatgctgaTGTTACGGGAAGAAAGGGAAACCCTCAGATACAGGAAGATACaggaaggaggaagaggaaAAATTCG TTTGCTAGTCGGCTCCAGATGACAGAGGATGAGttgattttgcacttctttcAGTTTGATG AGAAATGTGATGGGGGAATCTCTATAGCAGATATACAAAGATTAGCAACTACCCATGATTTTATGTGGAATAAGGAGGAATTGGCGGACATGATTCACTGTTTTGATAGTGATGGCGATGGAAAG TTGAGTCTGGAGGAGTTTCGAAAGATTGTTGTTCGTTGCAACATGATCAAAGAGCCCGAGCAGTCTTGA
- the LOC103419661 gene encoding vesicle-associated protein 1-2-like codes for MSTGELLRIEPQELQFPFELRKQISCSLQLSNKTNDYVAFKVKTTNPKKYCVRPNTGVVLPRSTSDVIVTMQAQKEAPSDMQCKDKFLLQSVVASPGTTTKDITAEMFNKESGHNVEECKLRVLYVAPPRPPSPVREGSEEGSSPRASVDNGSAAASEFKAASRAFSEQHEHQDNSSEARTLIARLTEEKISAIQQNNRLQQELDVLRRGANKSAGGIPFIYVLLVGLIGIILGYILKKT; via the exons ATGAGCACCGGCGAGCTTCTCAGAATCGAACCCCAAGAGCTCCAGTTCCCCT TTGAATTGAGGAAGCAGATCTCTtgctctctgcaactctccaACAAAACCAATGACTATGTGGCTTTCAAG GTAAAAACAACAAATCCCAAAAAGTATTGTGTTAGACCAAACACTGGGGTTGTGTTGCCAAGGTCCACTTCTGATGTTATAG TGACAATGCAAGCGCAAAAGGAGGCACCTTCGGATATGCAATGCAAGGACAAGTTCCTTCTTCAGAGTGTCGTTGCCAGCCCCGGGACTACCACAAAGGACATCACCGCAGAGATG TTCAATAAGGAATCGGGGCATAATGTTGAAGAGTGTAAATTGAGGGTTCTCTATGTTGCGCCGCCTCGGCCACCATCGCCGGTTCGCGAAGGTTCAGAGGAAGGTTCGTCACCCAGGGCTTCAGTGGACAACGGGAGTGCAGCAGCTTCTGAGTTCAAAGCT GCTTCAAGAGCTTTCTCTGAGCAACATGAGCATCAAGATAACTCGTCTGAg GCAAGGACATTAATTGCGAGGCTGACTGAGGAGAAAATTTCTGCCATTCAGCAAAATAACAGGCTTCAACAAGAACTG GATGTTTTGAGGCGCGGGGCCAACAAGAGTGCTGGTGGCATTCCATTTATCTATGTTCTTCTAGTTGGCTTGATTGGCATTATTTTGGGGTACATTCTGAAGAAGACATGA